DNA from Magnolia sinica isolate HGM2019 chromosome 19, MsV1, whole genome shotgun sequence:
GTTTTGGTCAGGTCCAGGTGTATCCGTACCTGGACAGATCAGGCCTCAGGTCCCATTAGGTCTGGGTGCCATATTTGTGGTCTGAAATCCAGATCCAGTTGGACTTGGATTTCCATTGGGTATCAATCTGTCTCGATGTCAAGCACGTGTGCATGTATGCTTGAGTGTGTATGCACACACACATGGGCCTATAAAATCCTCTCGTAATATTACTAGTGATTTCCTCATTAATTAGCTGGTTTCATTAATTAATGAAATCCTCTCCTAATTCAAAGGCCGCATCCTCTAAGGGCGTTTGTGgaataaacttattctcaaaatgttgcgggtggggcccacttcactataTGTGATTGCTCAATCATGAAAGTAGGTCGCATGTAAAATCataccaatccaaccatcaaatggCCCACTTCgagaatttggaggttttttggtgattgtccattgttttctacagcGGGGTCCATGATGATTGAATAGGCCTATATTTTTGGAAATTCTATCATCATAGTGGGGCAAACTTTGTGAGGTTGGATTGTACAaaaacaacaaggtgggccacaccatataaaacccCAACTACCACTCAAAAATCACAAAGTGCatgatggcccacatgatggttggactGGCTTATGTTTTGAGGCATCCCATTGTCATTGTGGGCTGACACTTctaaactggttggatgacaaaatcatggtggaccccatgcgCAAGAGTCTCAAAACAAGTTTGATTTAAAAAATGTTGCGAGGGTCTGACTAACATCCCTAATTGAAAATTAAATCTCTTCGTGAAAAAGGCTACCTGATTAATActctatataatatattatatatagaataTTAATCTGGTACCTCTCAAATACCTGATACCCGACACAACTGGACCCATTTTCTAGGTGGTACAAGGTAATGCACCCACACCCGATCAGTTTCGAAAATGGGTCTAGGTATTAGACCTGGGCTTTATACTGGGCTGGCTCCATCAAGTTTCCACTGGTCTGGGTAGTGGGTACCCATTAGCATGCATGGTGTGTAAACAGTTTACACACAATGCATGTGTCAACATGGCAAATGtgtgtgtgatctaatccatccattcgaTCAACCTCACCATATAAGTGCTCTTATTGTCCCGAACCCAACTCTAAGCCTAGATACAAAGACCCAATGGGTATGCAACGGGTACCTAAACTTGAGCGGATCTGGGTTTGGGTCTTAAATAATGAGACCTGGACCCAAGAGGGCCCGTACCTGGCAAGACCCAAACCAGGTTAGCCTGGGTACAGGTACTATAGGACCCGACCAAACCcaacctgttgacagccctaataCACCCCATATGAGTTGTAAAtcgtttggatcattggaagatgatccTAGATATAAAGGTTAAAAGTCCTAGTGCATCATGTAGCAAAACCCCCTATGGAGCGGGTGAAATGTACACCATTGATGGGCTGAGTGGGTAAAGTCTCAACCATTGGTCGCTATGCAGGCAGACACTTCCAAATTACCTACGTGCTCTTATTTTCAAATCCCTTCCCATGTCCTTTGAAAATCCATAGTTTAGGACCCTAGAAACTAATTGCATGTTAAAATTGTCCTTGCTACTCGCATTATATACAGTAGAGATTTGTGGCTGGCTAATCAAACAAGTGCATAACATAAGCCAGCCCTTTACATGCTGCCGCTCTTGCCAATGTGGAATGTCTGTGCCAGATTCGAGACATAAGTGTTAAGCAAATGGGCTCCACAGTCTAGTCGCACTGGCCGAAGAATTAGGCTGGTTAACTTGTGTGTGGGCCATtgtatgaaaaatggatggataaaagaTGGGTCAAATCTGCATGGTTGGGCCACCTACTGGGTAGCTCGGATGTTCTTAAGTGCATGCCACGTTGGCACTTGCGGGGTGGCATGAAGGTCCGCACTGTACATGTGTGTGCAATTTGCAAACTTCCAATAATAAACTTGTGGATTTGCCCCTCTTGATGGGTAAGTCTGACTTTTCATATATATGCTGATGCAAATCCTATATTTCTGTGCAGCTGAAAATGATGAACATGATGGTAAGAGAAAGTGTGAAGCACTGTGGCCCATTTTCCGAATTGCGCATCAGAAGAGCCGCTACATCTACGGCCTGTACCACAGAAGTAATGAAATATCCAAGGAGCTATATGAATTCTGCTTAGATCAAGGCTATGCTGACCGCAACCTAATTGCAAAATGGAAGAAGGTTAGCACCAGCATCAGTATATTGGacaattattttatttcttttcttaaccATATATCGTTAGTCCACCTATTGAATGGTTGGCATTTCCCAGTCTGAAATTTTCGGGCATGGTGGTGCGTCCATCAGGTCAgcagtctggatcaccaaatcaTGGCACTCCCATTCATGGAATCTTTAGCAAACTGTACATCTGCTGAGGTTCATGACCCAAAATTTCCTCCCCACGTATTTTTCTCTCATCTTTGATGGAGATAATTTTGCGGTTCTCCTTTGATGGACACTTGGGATGGGCCAAAAAATATCACACTTTTTATATTACCACACATTTATAAGGCTTTATattctttctcattgctttttAGGATGTCATCACCACCTACACACTACAAAGATTCCTCGCAAACTCTCTTACCTTTTCATGTTTTTGGACCTACCTTAAGACACCACCTACAAGGCTACAAgtgtgttttaagtatcgacgatatcagccaataCATCCCGCGATATATCTTGtttcccacctgtgcgatacgaaacacacaggtagtgccgatatatcccacctattcgatctagtgagcattttcaatttttgatccatgtttttgttgtaaatcacgttaaaccagtgtcaaatggttacaaatctatgattttttttcatgaaaaattatggatttggaacttcaatttcgagatttgggggagatgggtcaagttatggaaaattgagaaaaaaataaaatttctcaatttctcacaaatcagttgcaatctttgcatccaaacacaaaattaaacatatatgtaaccCGATCTAgttattcttcttttgcttttgaatgtattgcttgtgtttccatacatgtcttcttacgtttataaattacaTGAATAGACTTCGAATATACTTCCATTAGTTCAtttggaaagcacatatattaggaccccatacaaaggaaacccctattatgtgcattttttttgtaatgttttgatttctaagtgtgtattgatatctttttcaataacttctaaagtttcattgaaacattcgaccaatttcccaatgttcccatgttttccaacaacaacgatactttacgcgatacaaccgatgtatcccatgtgataaccgatatttaTCCGTATCCAcgtgataacgatatttaaaacattggctaCAACCCCTATTTATAAGGGATTTACAATTGACTGAAAGATTTCTAGAATACCTATTAaattgtcacgccctagactcggtaatcggactcacaaggaacccgatggccggttctggccgcaacagcctccgtagtaccctattctcggctcctgaggtaggttccgatcctgagatcctacaaggaggatttccataacaatataatcatttttaataggagcatacccaagatcacaacaagtctatttgagaataacaaggcacacGTCACAACATCCACTAGGAATTTGAACtttacaagctttcataaggtccaaaaggacatacataagataatagaaaaatgagagaaaagtcagcaacactggagtccttaaGCTCAACTCTACcccaagctctgccgctacgacgcctgcctagaatttcctgtatgcatcaatcgtgcataagcttatagaagcttagaggttggtgaaagtgtgtgacaatggtgcacagaagaataagaGGTGCAGGaagagaaacatgctcaatgacaatatcactatccttaccaaggcttatcatgaatacggtgcaatgagtactgggcgccataccaaggcaatgcatgaagggggcttATGCAGTCGATGCAAATGCGATGCAAAGTAataccagtgctcataaccaTTCCACATATCAAGtgcatttccaatcataaggaaatcaccggggtccattacactgcggaatgactgtcgctctacagacccgcacagtcaaacgagcgtaagagacctcactacccacctgtagacagccaatcaccaacaaggctcgatggCAGCGGactcatttcacgagctggttggactcagcctagtaatgccttccctcacaggcggataaggccacatccctacccaactaacgacatgacagtgggagtcgcggcctaatggtataaggcccttgtgcgctcatagtttccactcggtcacggcgttggggcagatccttggtactatggaagttttgagaatttcacccatgcgcatcctatgcacccggtatgctcaagtatcatttccGATGTCcacacatccaaccatccacaagtatccctgtggaggcgaggccttgataaagcaagggcgatatcatcatgaaatgcgatgtcaatgcatgagtcatacatacaggtcatgcactagcttcaggcactcaatgtgcatgaggggaaaaactccatccctcaatgaccaccatacagTGCAATCAATTCGcacggatgatgcatatgggccacAATGAAGTAAGTGCGCTACTTGTAGAATATATAATCCTCCGTCCCAAGGAGGGTTaaggtctaggtacatagacAGGTGTTCTAAGGAGAAGTAAAGTcttctaatgggggcccaatactttggggtgacccacaagctaagagagtcataaggTCTTAATGGAGGAAACGgccctaacaaggtccaaggtgggccttcaaccacctataaaggccctatgggcctaccttaaggccaccaaggaggacatccaacctcaactgggtcccaaaaaggtagcccgctacgcataaagtaaggtccaaggcccaagcaatccatgacctaatgggctatacacaaagcctaactcataggcaatatggtgggccctcaagcaaggtttgggcccaaccataaaagtcataaacccacatattatgctgggcctcatgggcagcccagtagttcatcCACGTGAGCAATTTCACACTTgatacaagtgagttgggcctcacttcttaGCCCAAGTATAGGATTAATTTGgtggcagccaagggcccaactacttgcatattatagcccataaacccatcacaataggtagaagagtataggcccaaaggtcaatggGCCTACTCGGAAGGTTCAATCCAAaaggcctaaggaactagtcAATTAACTACGTACAATAATCCAATAAAAAAACCCAACTTGGGTGGGCGTCAGATGAACACCAAGTAAACCCAAAAATACTGAAAGAAAATGGCAAGATAACTGATTAAATAAtcctcaaatctggtgggccatgctgccccaaaacaaacatttatgggcagcaacattgggcccattgctgaatttccagcccacccgctTTCTGGGTTGTTGGAGTCcaacaaataaattaatttatagtataATTATTTCTTGAttgcccacacacatcactgtgggtcccaccagttgAAAGggggatgtacaacacatatttCAAATGGGCCATGCCGCCGGAAAGCAGGCCCAATAGCCCAAGGTAGGGACGTCCCAAGGGTGGGATGGCCCAAGGCTATGGACGGCGTGGCcccttacattaaggtgggctctcacatcccaagtgggccccacatgggacgtccatctagggtggaccacacacactaatgggccctacaaaatggaaggacggcatcaaggaaaaacatacatcacggtgggcctgaccAAGGGCGGTCAGCCCATGGTGGGCCAGTTGGACGTCCATCATGGACCGCTGGTCTAGCCACATGGGCCCACAACCATGGCCCCAAGGTCCTCTGGAACATCATAAGATGGGCTCCACAGACATGCACAAAGGCTCCAATGGGCTGGGCCCAAAAGTTCCATAGTTGCAAAGAAGACAGCAAGGTTAAAATAAAATTTGCAAAATACATGTTGCTGtactgaatttgggccatccaaatgagTGGGTTcggggcctccaaaattcctgaaatttggacccaagatCCCTCATCAAGCctgcaacaaggtgggacccagaaagatggcccaccattagcgaaagtatttttaaattttttgtttttatgggactatgttgctggactgcacagcagaaattccTGGCAGTCCACTATGTTGTGATTGtaatttggtgggacccacctagcttgCACGATTTTTCATGCATAATGACATCACCCCTTCATAATTACCTAGAAAGCCTAGTCCCTATAGCCCCCCTAGCAAGGCATGGGTTACTTCCCCCATGCTCATTATGGTTTTTCCCTTCTCTAGGCTATGATTGCTTGTCATTTTAAGAAAACTTATCATTACACTTCAACTACAAGTCCCATGCTTTCCAACTCACTCtcatttcttctccttctcttttgctAGAGCTCCTTGGCCGTCCCACCTTGCTCCCCATTCTCCAGCCCCTTTTCTATCTAAAATCTCCTCATCTAACCATTCACCTTCAATCTCAACCTTAGATCCTTGAAGCTTGAAGCATAGGGAGTCCCTTGGTAGAAGTTTGGTCAAGATCCATGGAGGTGGGTGTCTTTTAGCTTAAagacttctttctttctttcgtagACATTCTCATTCCACCtttagtggggcccatcaaatgatggtggaggccccTAAGTCTCCATGGATGTGGCCTATGACCCATCCttcttgcatgcatgttccacggatggggccattctccatggaccccatcatggcttTTTCCCTTCGATGCATGTCCTtgtggggtcatctagaccctagatcttGGTGGGGATGTAGATTTAAATTTTTATTCCATGCATGTCTATGATCTACATTGTAAATGGATATAGTGGATAATGTGAATGTTTGCAATGAAGGGAGGGCCTCAATAGCGGCGGAGACCCTCTCTTGTGGCCGAATCTAAAATTTTCCTTTCCTCATTATCTAATTCctgaagtgtgtggcccacttagtgaccTTGCAATGTCCAGACCGTCCACATACATTGGACGCCTATTGCTGCCCACACTATGGACGTTGGTGTCCCATTCGCCCCATATGTGATGCATTCAATGGATTTtatgaagggggtatggcctggatatttatggggcccactaaggtggaccatagcacCAATTTTATGGGGTATTTCCCTTTATAATTAATAGTTTTGGGTAGTTTTATTCAGACATATATTGCTGTCCAGAAAATTTTCAGACTGATTTTGGACTGTTTTGAGCATGGATTATGGGGTGATTAGAGGGGTGTTTTACCCCTACTATTGGGTTATTtctggaggtgtggaccccacctaaaggTGTACCAAATCCCACCTCCATCTGCCCTTGTTTGAGCACccaaaagaatgggccaagagggctggacggtccagatttttctggactgtccagccattttgcatgatgaaaaacttaaaatattaAATTGTTTTTGAAatagtgggccacttttgtggaccccaccttaatgtatacatATAAGGGGATCTTGGCCCCATattttcccaaatttttggtggacctgggcccactctaatggggtgcaCAAGTAGAGGGCAGCAGCATATTTTCTGCAGCAGAAATTcctctggaccttgctgtccacttTTTAAAAATTGGTTAATCATGTGTGTATGGCTCCTAAATGCCCCTTTTtggtgacccaccttgatgagactCTCTCCATGTGCATCAggacatccagaccattcattttgGGGGCATATTTGTTGGGCCAGCAGCCCTGTTGGACGTCCCAAGTGGGTTTGagcatgggctggccgtcccACCCCCcttgagtccaccatgatgtaatgtttCATCCATCCGTTCatccttttggtgtggcccacgtggacGTGCCCACTCCCTGGTGGACGTccacacgtggggtccaccttggtgtCCTTCTAGCCAGGCCGTCCAGACCCTTGGACTGCCCAACCATGTGGGACGCCCCAACattttgggctgctgctggacttgcagtccaacAGCAGGCCCACTTGTtttatgtgatgtatatccactctccatctggtggggccctgTGTGAGTATTGTTGGCTACCATGGGATTATTATTCACTCAGTTCCACcaaatttctggaccttagcaggcccaagaagttgggtgggctggaagTTCAGCAAGAGGCCTTAAAAGTACATTGTATGTGGCCGGAATTTTaaaggatgtggggcccaccatattgagagacTTGTGTGTATGTTCCATGCGTTTATTCTTgaaaattttgggcttaattagtgctctTTGAGGCCCACTTTAGTTGGATTATGAGGACCCATTATAGACCAGATTTTTAGGACATCCAGCAGGCCCAGATTGGGCTGGGACGTCCAAGCTTGGCCCAGTTACATGAATGGGCTGTTTCCACCATTAtgctggacttgtgggctgaatTATAAATATGATTGGGTCCTTGATTGCCCACCAAAATTACCAGTTTTTGGGCTGATGTTGCAAAGCCCGTTTGACCCAACTTGACATGATTTTGCCTATGTatttgggcttatgggctgcccactaagtccaacataatgcatggatTCAGTGGCCATTGAGACTTGGGCCATGATTCGTCTCTTTTGGCCCTTGTTGTTGTATGTAGGTTGGGCCATTttcttaaggcccattatgtggaatatatgtatgtggccacCCCTTTTATTCTTAGAGTGGATTTGGGCCCTGGGCCTTGCTTCTAGATAGATTATGGTTGGGCCATGGTGGTTAAATgcccccattatggacccctctaggcccatttgttaggcctattctcatctaagtgtggttgaatgtccaccttaggcCCTTGATAGGCCCGTCCTTATCTTTTCGGCCCATGATATTATTGCttagtgggctaccccaaactatCAAGCCCCCACTAGTAGTTGTACTCCTTTCATATCATGTagaaattgtctaagtacctagacccctCCTTGATTAAGGGGAGAGTATAACATTATCGTATGACGTACATAGCTTAATCCTTGTTTCATGCCCATGTACACCTAGACCCGAGGAGAGTATATCTCATGGCATACTTGGTCATTTTCATGACTCATgagcatcatatgtgtgcttggtaGATGGTTGATTTGTCATGGCATTATGCCTCTGAGCATgctattatgggactccttgggAGATGGGATTGCCCCTCTTGAGCGCGATGGATGCGCAGAATCAATGCATGTTTGACTGGTGTGGtgcatgcatctggcattgtcgTAGCACATTGTTATTCACCCTAgtttcatcagggccgtagcctccacagacacctCATGGATGGCCAAgttttggacaccagaaatattcaTTGAGCACTGTAGGGGACGTAGgttgtccttgagtgaaagtctcagaaccttcgTAGTAGCAAAATAGAAATATGCCCgcggattttgaaaaaaaaaaaaactttttagcatttctaataatttttaattattattattaatattattatttgcaaaatccccaaattgccaagaatgtgtagatcatgttatatacatgtttgatttcatgtttaaaCACTAAGATAAtcgatttagaaaaaaaaagtaaaaattttgaaatctatAATTTTTCATGtgaaacatgaagaatcatggatttcttaccatttacacccagatccatagctcaattggcagactgagtggaggtacctcgtttcaacacttgaggtcttggtatcgatccctagtgggggtagctaacatggagtgtgtgtactgacatgggtgtgtactaacaagctaaaccaACCCCCaacagaccaaaaaaaaaaaaaaaggatttcttACCATTTGACATATTTACAttatataaaaacaaaaaaaaaaagaatcaaaactaaaaaaatatgCACCTTTTAGAATCCGGTCCCAAGAAGTTTCTAATTGTGATTTTGGAGAAATTTTAAAGATATGCTTATAAGAAACTAAAGTGGATTGGTCGAAATCACCTTACAATGTActaggcagtgttttaaatagcggtagcgtattgcgtagcgttcaacctttcgtagcgtgtagcgaaatagcatagcgtgtagcgtaagctacacaatacttctattttttaattttaatatatatatatatatatatatatatatatgataaatattaaatagtaagaaaaaagcaaaatatataaatgcacatccaccccttcacgcacctcagtgggcctaacaaaatatataaatgcacatccaccccttcacgcacctcagtgggcctaacaaaatatataaatgcacatccaccccttcacgcacctcagtaggccccacgtgggccacaccatagaaaataatgcatatCCCACCCCTTCACCcacctcagtggggcccatgtgggccacactatagaaaataatgcacatcccaTTCCTTCACGCaccttagtggggcccacgtgggccataccatagaaaaaaaGTATAAAGAACAAAAAACCAACAATAACCggcattttaaaagggaaaaaatgaggaaaaaactGAAAAACCAAGTTGTTTTCATTGTAcatcgaaaaaattcaaaaaaaaaaaggaacgagcatacctatttttgtctcaagatgagattgaatcagtgaAAACTGCAAATGTTGAAGCTCCACAGTGATCGGTTTGCGTCTGGAAGCAGTTTTTCCAACTTAAGATTGAAGAGTGGGGAGAGGAGCAACGTCAGCAGTGTCGGTTTGCGCCTGGCAGCAGATTTTCGACCTCaacattgaagggtggggagaggagcAGCGTCGGTTTGGGCCTGTAAGAAGATTTTCGATCTCCGGATGgaagggtggggagaggagcTGCGTCGGCTGTGTCGGTTTGAGTCTATAAGGCCTTTCGAATAaggtttgtctttttttttttttttaaaaaaaaaaataaaaaatttaaactttagttgtggcttgtggtgtgagttcaccactgtttcatgcagtgaaaaaacaaaaaaaaaaaaaaacactagacAGGTAGCGCAGCTACTTGCGATACACGCTACATATCCGTATCGTACGCTACGACCCTTGTAGCGTGCGCTACAAGGGATAAACGCTAtttgctacgctacgtagcgattTTGCTACGCTATGCTACGTAGTATACGCTACCGCTATGCTACGgacgctactgaaaacactggtaCTAggtaagatttaaaaaaaaaaaaaatcaatttttatgaattttgagGATCCCTATCCAGATAAGAAATtcatgaagaatcatggatttcttaCCATTTGACATATTTACaacctataaaaatgaaaaaaaagaagaatcaaAACTGAAAAATATGCACTTTTTAGATTTCGGTCCCAAGAAACTTCCAATCACAATTTTGGAGAATTTCGAAGATTTTCTTCCAACAAACTAGAGTGGACTGGTTGAAATTACCTTACAATATATTAAGaagaagtaaaataaataaataaatcattttaaaaaaatgaattttgagGATTTTCTAGATAAAATACCACTAGTTTTCTTTTATCCCTCTTGATATTGCACTCGGTATCGATGTATCGCATGatacattaagaatttataaagggGGAGTGGATCTATTGCATGATATTGCAATATCCATGATATATCGTGATATCGTGCGATgtagcatgaaaaatggatattaaagCTGGATTTCTTTTCGCTCAGCTGTGATAAtctcgtgggatatattggtgaTATTTCAAGATACTGAAAACACCGATCATACCCAATGAGGAACGATGGAGATCTACATCGACAACATGTCAGTTATCTCACCCGTGAAGAATCTAGTCTCTCATGATAGAAGCAAGCATATTATTAATAAGCATCACTTCATTTGAGACCACCCAAGCAAACGAAATTCAAATCATCTATTGTAGAGCTAAAGTTGCAAATATCTTCATAAGACCATTAAAGATCGATGTATTTGAGAAGTTTAGAAACAAGCTTGGCATGATCGATCAggtttgagggggagtgttgaaaaTTGTGAACCCCTTGAATGTCCTTGAAGTCCCTACAATCTAAAACTTTCTTTAAGTCAGTGGCTTGAAGCAATTAGTCAGTCGTTTGAGTTTCCAGAGAAACATTAAAGCATTGTATTTGatccttcaaaaaaataaaataaaaataaaaataaagagttGTATTTAATAGgtattttagaaatcattttagtcaGTTGTAAATCCCTTATAAATAGGAGTTGGAGGAGGTGTTTTGAGGTAAGTCAAAAAAGAAGAGAAGTGAGAGAGTTGTAAGAAGTGAGAGGTGCCTTTGTAGTGTGTatgagcttagcaaagctcttaggTGGTGGTGGCTTTTTAAAGAGAATTGAGAGAGCAGAATGCCTGATAAATTTGTGGTGATATAAAAGAATGTGATATTTTTGGTCGGCCCATCTCAAGCATCTATTAAAGGAGAAACATCAAGTTGTCTAATTTCCCCAATATGCTAGAATTTTGATTTCTTCAATTGGCAAGACTCATGCTAGTCTAGCACTATTTGGAAAATGGTGGCAACTCCTCAAACGTTCATATGGCTTGGTTGTATGGCAATCCAGATTCATGGtgctttgttttttgttttgttttttaaagaTTATTATCTTGTTCTTCTCTCTTATATCCTTTGGCCTTGTGTTTTGATTTGCAGCCTGGTTATGAACGGCTGTGTTGCCTCCGATGCATTCAGCCACGGGACCACAACTTCCAAACTACGTGTGTTTGCAGAGTGCCCAAGCACCTTAGGGAAGAGAAGGTCATAGAATGCGTACATTGCGGGTGCAAGGGGTGTGCTAGTGGTGATTGATTTGATCTTCTTCTGAGTAAAATGACATTGTGATCGATCCCTCTTAATACATGTAAGCCATCTGATTTTGGATTTTGGTTTTTGGAAGGTTCAGATGAATCTCCAAAGGTGCTACCATATTCATGCAACTCTGTATTGGACAGATCAGTGCTCCAATATGGATACTTGAGATTTTTGCAGTACAAAAACCTGTGAGGCCCAGGTGGCTCACCTGTAATCTATCAGGTCCTTAATCTGATGGCCTTCGTTATAGTGATCATATAGGTGGGCCGCATAGTGGAATTTGCCCTAGGACAAGGTTAAGGAGAACGCAGCCAAATAGAAACAGAGAACTGGCGTCAAACTGCTCTCCT
Protein-coding regions in this window:
- the LOC131235044 gene encoding protein BUD31 homolog 1-like is translated as MPKIKTNRVQYPSGWELIEPTLRELEAKMREAENDEHDGKRKCEALWPIFRIAHQKSRYIYGLYHRSNEISKELYEFCLDQGYADRNLIAKWKKPGYERLCCLRCIQPRDHNFQTTCVCRVPKHLREEKVIECVHCGCKGCASGD